AAGGGCGTCGAGGCGCCCGAATTCGGGCGTTTCGCGTGCCAAGCGCACACATGCAGACACACGAGACTACGCGTATTGTGGAGAGAAGAAAGCGGGCCGAGGAGACTCGACCCGACGGAAAGTGCGGTTCGACGTGGCGAGACGATTATTCGTCGTCGAACTGGTCGTCGAACTCGCCGCCGTCGATGCGCTCTTTGAACGTCCGAGCGTCTTCGCCCTCGACGGTGACGCCGAGCGACGCACACGTGCCGGCGACTTCCTTCGAGGCGTTCTTGAGGTCGTACGCGAGCAGGTCAGAGGACTTCTGCTTGGCGACCTTCTTCAGCTGTTCGATGGAGATGTTGGCGACGAAGTCCTTCTGGGGCTCGCCGCTGCCAGTCTCGAATCCGACCTCGTCCTTGATGAGGGCAGCCGTCGGCGGGACACCGACCTCGATCGAGAACGAACCGTCGTCTTCGTACTCGACGGTGACGGGCACTTCCATGCCGTCGAACGCTGCCGTCTGGTCGTTAATCTGGTTGACGACGTCCTGCACGTCGACGGGGGTCGGGCCAAGTTCCGGGCCGAGCGGCGGGCCGGGGTTCGCCTTCCCGCCGGGAACGAGTACTTCGATAGTTCCAGCCATACGTGGAAACACCGTGTGGCGACTTTTAACGGTTTTCTTTCGCCGGGAGACGTGTGCGAAGACGACGCATAGGCCGGCCTGCGACCACCCAGCTGCGGCCGCCAATTCGGTGTCGGGGGCCTACAACTCGACGCCGAACGACTCGACGTCGCCTGCGAGCGACGCCATCGACCCGAGGAGGGCGGCCACGTCGTCGAGGTCCTCCGTCGAGATGACTTCGACGGGCGTGTGCATGTAGCGGTTCGGAATCCCGATGTTTAGCGAGGGAATCCCGGAGCGACTCGTGTAGAAGGCGTCTGCGTCGGTCCCGGTGTACGTCCCGGTCGCTTCCAGTTGGACGTCGATGTCGGCCGCCACCGCTGCGTCACGGGCGAGCGTGACGACGTTCGGGTGGTTGGCGCTCCCGCGGCAGACGACCGGCCCCTCGCCGAGTTCGACCGGTCCCTTGGCCTTGCCCGGCACGTCCGGGTTGTCCGTCGCGTGCGTCACGTCGACTGCGACCATCGCGTCGGGGTTGAGGTCGTAGCCGACCATCTTCGCGCCCTGTACACCGACTTCTTCTTGGACGGTACTCACGGCGTAGACCGTCGCATCGACGTCTGCTTCGACCGCGGCGCGAAGGCCTTCGGCGGCCGACCACGTGCCGACGCGGTTGTCCATCCCGTTGGCGGCGATGCGGTCGCCCGCGAGGTCACGGACCCGCGCTTCGACCGTCACGGGGTCGCCGATTTCGACGTGGTCTTTGGCGTCACCTTTGCTCGTGACGCCGATGTCGACGAACTGCTCTTCGAGGTCGTCGTACTCTTCTTTGCCCGTCTCGCGGAGGTGAATCGCCGTCTGGCCGATGACACCCGGCACGTCGCCGTCTTCGCTGTGGATGGTCACGTGCTGGCCCTTCGAGACGGTCCGGTCTGCACCGCCGATGGCACCGATACGGATGAAGCCGTCGTCGTCGATGTCGCGGACGATGTACCCAATTTGGTCCGCGTGACCTGTGAAGGCGATTTCCGGGCCCTCACCCGTTCCCTCGTGAACTGCGACGGCGTTACCGTAGGCATCGACCGTCACGTCGTCGGCGAACTCCGAGACGTAGTCGACCCACACGCGCTGGCCGGCGGTCTCGTAGCCAGAGGGACTTGGTGTCGTGAGCAGGGCGTCGAGGAAAGAACGTCGGTCGTCGTCCATGAAGGTTTTTCGTGGCGCGTGCGTGAAGAACACAGCGAAAATCGAAACGCCGACGCTGGCAACAATAGACCGACACGAACCGCAATAGGTTAGCAATGGCAGCAATAGAGCGGCACGAACAGCAGTGGGCCGCCGTGAACAGCAATAGATTGAGCGGACGAAGCTACCGGACGTTACCAGTCGGTGAGTATCGCCACAACGACTATCACTCTTGTGAGCGTATTGAGGTGTATGGCCGATTTTACCCTCTTCGAGGTACACCTGCACGACGGCTTCGAGTTCAGCCCTTCCAACCGCGCACCGCTCTTCAACAAGAGTGAGCGCGCCGACGACGACTACGAGGCGGAACTGGAAGAAGCGCACGAAGACGAGTACGAAGTCGAAATCGAGGCGGACGAGGACGACGCCGAATCCGGCGGCAGTCGCGCGATGTCGATGCTGTTCGGTCTCGTGCTCCTCGTCGGAATCGCAGCAATCGTTCGCTACATCCGTGGCCGCGGCGACGACGACCTCGACGAACTGGTCGACCTCGACGACCGCGAGGAAGTCGAAATCGGTGCCTGAACCGATATCGACCCCGACTCGAGACTGACGCCGACGCGAGAACCGCCCTGAACGTCCCCATTTTTGTGTCCCAGTTCGCCCAGTGACGACGCCGGTCGGATACGCTTAAGCGAGTCCCGTAGAAAGCCCGGAACATGACCGTTTCGAGCGCTCCCGGCAAGGTGTACCTGTTCGGGGAGCACGCAGTCGTCTACGGCGAACCGGCGGTTCCGTGTGCCGTCGAACGCCGGGCGACTGTCTCCGTCTCGCTCCGTGACGACGACCACGTCCGGGTCCGTGCCGAAGACCTGAGTCTCAACGGCTTCACTGTCGAGTACAGCGGTTCGACCGGTGGTCGGCCAGACGTGGACGTTCCGGCACCACTCGTCGAGGCTGCGATGGGCTACATCGACGCTGCCGTCGAGCAGGCCCGTGACGCCGCCGACGCCCCCGACGCGGGGTTCGACATCAGCGTCGAGAGCGACATCCCCCTAGGTGCAGGACTTGGGTCGTCCGCCGCTGTCGTCGTCGCCGGCATCGACGCTGCCACCCGCGAACTCGGTGTGGAACTGACGCCTCGTGAAATCGCCGACCGAGCGTATCGGGCCGAGTACGAAGTCCAAGACGGGCAGGCCTCGCGCGCCGACACGTTCTGTTCCGCGATGGGCGGTGCCGTCCGCGTCGAGGGCGATGACTGCAAGACGATAGACGCACCCGCGCTTCCGTTCGTCATCGGCTTCGACGGCGGTGCGGGCGACACCGGTGCGCTCGTTTCTGGTGTTCGAGACCTCCGCGACCGCTACGACTTCGCCGCAGACACCGTCTCGACCATCGGCGACATCGTCCGTCGCGGTGAGACGCTCCTCGCCGACGCGGACCCCGATGCAGACCCGAGCGAGGAACTCCTCTCCGAACTCGGGGAGTTCATGAACTTCAACCACGGCCTGCTGGAGGCTCTCGGCGTCTCCTCCCGGTCGCTCGATTCGATGGTGTGGGCGGCCCGCGAGGCGGGCGCATACGGCGCGAAACTGACCGGTGCGGGTGGCGGCGGCTGTATCGTCGCACTCGACCCGACGCCGGAGACACAGACCGGCCTCCGGTTTACGCCCGGGTGTGAAGACGCCTTCCGCGCCGAACTCGCTACCGAGGGCGTTCGCCTCGAAGAACCACCCGCGAACGCCGACTCAGGAGCGGAGGAGTCGGCGTGAGTCTCGTCGTCCTCAAACTTGGCGGGAGCGTCGTCACCGACAAAGACGAACCCGAGACGGTGGACGAAGACGGGCTCGCTGCTGCCGCAGACGCTGTGGCGGCCCTCGCCGAGTCGGGGCAAGTCGTCGTCGTCCACGGCGGTGGGAGTTTCGGCCACCACCACGCCGCCGACCACGGTGTCTCTTCGGACACTGGAACCCACGACGCCGTCGGCGTCCGCGCCATTCACGACGCGATGAAGCGCCTGAACGACGCCGTCCTCGACGCGCTCGCAGAACGTGACGTGCCGGCCCTCCCAGTCCACCCGCTCTCTGCTGGCGCGCGCGAAGAAGATGGTTCGCTATCGCTTCCGCTCGCCGCGACCGAGACGATGCTCACCGAAGGCTTCGTCCCGGTCCTCCACGGTGACGTCATCGCCCACGCGGGCGAGGGTGCGACCATCGTCAGCGGCGACGACCTCGTCGTGTCGCTCGCGTCCGGTCTCGGTGCCGACCGCGTCGGCCTCTGTTCGACCGTTCCCGGCGTCCTCGACACCGACGGCGACGTGATTCCGGAGATTACGGCGTTCGAGGACGCCGCCGATGCACTCGGCGGGTCTGACTCGACGGACGTGACCGGCGGCATGGCCGCAAAAGTTCGGAAGTTGCTCGCACTCGGTGCCCCTGCGCACGTCTTCGGACCCGACGGACTCTCCGCGTTCGTCGCTGGGGAATCGCCGGGCACCGTGATTCGCGGCGAGTAGAGAGCGTTGTCCCTCGCAGTGTGCAGTTAGAATTCGACGACTAACCCGTCTTCTGCGACTCTCACCTCGCCGTCGAAGTGTGCTTCGACGCCTTCGACGAGTTCGTCGGTTACGCGGTCGGCGTGCGGATACAGATGGGTGAGAAACACCGTGTCGATATCGTGGCCGGTGAGCGTCTCGCCGAGTTTCGTCGGCGTCGGGTGGTTCGAGACGTCCACGTCGTCCGGGAACGAGCAGTCGTGGACGAGAACGCTCGCCCCGTCGGCGAACGTGGTGAGACCGTCGAACGCTTCGGTGTCGCCGGAGACGACGAGGTCGGCCTCACCGAAGTCGTTCGTGAACCGATACGCGAGCGTCGTCATCGAGTGACGAACCTCGTATCCCATCACGTCGAATCCGGCGATGCCGAACTCGTGGGGGCCGACTTCACGGACCTGCAGGTCGAGTCGGTCCTTCATGTAGTCGTGTACGTCCAAGAGTCCCTCGACGAGCGCTTCGGTTCCTTCGGGACCGACGATTTCGAGGTCGTCTTTCCCGACCAACCACCGGGCCTTGATGAGCGGCATGAGGTCCGAGACGTGGTCGAGGTGGAGATGCGTCAAGAGCACCGACGAGACGCCTTCGTAGCCGACGTCGGTCTCGGCGAGTCGAGCCAAGACACCAGAACCACAGTCGACGAGCAGTGCGTTGGAATCCGATTCGAGGAGGAGACCGGACTGGGCACGCCCCGAGACGGGCATCGCGCTCCCGGTTCCGAGAAATGTGAGACGCATGCGCGACTATACCACGCATCGCGCGTTAGTCCTTGTGTTCGTTCTGACCCGGCGCGTGAGAATGCTAGTGTTCATGGTCTGACTGGTCTTGGTGACACACAGCTCCGTGTCCCGCATTCGAACCCTCCTCTCCCACGGCGTCTTCGCCATCCTCGGTGACGCGCTCCGAGAGGTAACCGACCCGCGACTGGAGAACTGACGACTGTCGGCCGGGGACGTGACGGGAGAACGGCACAACCCTCATACCTGCGGAGGCTAACCCCGAGGTAATGACTCAGCGTGGCCGTTCCCTCCTCACAGGCAAACGGGACGACTACGACTTCGACCCCGAGTCGGTGCCAGTCGCCGACGAGGACGTCCTGGACTTGCTCGAACCCGCCGTTCAGGAGTGGTGGGTCGACCAGTTCGGCGAGTTCGTCCCCGGCAACGGCGGCTTCTTTACACCACCACAGCGAGGCGCCATCCCACTCATCCACGAAGAGAAGAACGCGCTCATCTGCGCACCGACAGGGTCGGGAAAGACGCTCGCGTCGTTTACGGCCATCATCAACGAGTTGTTCCGCCGTGACCGCGAGTCACCCGACGGCCTCGACAACTCGGTGTACTGTCTCTACGTCTCTCCGCTCAAGTCACTCGCCAACGACATCCATCGGAACCTCACCGAACCGCTGGACGGAATCGCCGATATCGCCGGCGAACGCGACGAGACCATCGACATCAGACACGCCATCCGCCACGGCGACACCTCCTCAGCTGACCGGCAGAAGATGCTGGAGGAGACGCCGCACATCCTCAACACCACCCCCGAGACGCTCGCTATCCTGCTCAACTCGCCGAAGTTCAAAGAGAAACTCCGAACCGTCGAGTACGTCGTCGTCGACGAGATTCACAGTCTCGCCGAGAACAAACGCGGCACACATCTCTCGGTCTCGCTGGAGCGACTCGAAACCCTCGCGGAGTCGTCACCCACGCGCATCGGATGTTCTGCCACCGTCGAACCGCTGGACACCGTCGGAGAGTTTCTCGTCGGATACGAAGACGGCGACCCTCGGGAGTACGAACTCGTCGACACACGG
The genomic region above belongs to Haloferax marinisediminis and contains:
- a CDS encoding 50S ribosomal protein L11 — its product is MAGTIEVLVPGGKANPGPPLGPELGPTPVDVQDVVNQINDQTAAFDGMEVPVTVEYEDDGSFSIEVGVPPTAALIKDEVGFETGSGEPQKDFVANISIEQLKKVAKQKSSDLLAYDLKNASKEVAGTCASLGVTVEGEDARTFKERIDGGEFDDQFDDE
- a CDS encoding M42 family metallopeptidase; the protein is MDDDRRSFLDALLTTPSPSGYETAGQRVWVDYVSEFADDVTVDAYGNAVAVHEGTGEGPEIAFTGHADQIGYIVRDIDDDGFIRIGAIGGADRTVSKGQHVTIHSEDGDVPGVIGQTAIHLRETGKEEYDDLEEQFVDIGVTSKGDAKDHVEIGDPVTVEARVRDLAGDRIAANGMDNRVGTWSAAEGLRAAVEADVDATVYAVSTVQEEVGVQGAKMVGYDLNPDAMVAVDVTHATDNPDVPGKAKGPVELGEGPVVCRGSANHPNVVTLARDAAVAADIDVQLEATGTYTGTDADAFYTSRSGIPSLNIGIPNRYMHTPVEVISTEDLDDVAALLGSMASLAGDVESFGVEL
- the mvk gene encoding mevalonate kinase, which codes for MTVSSAPGKVYLFGEHAVVYGEPAVPCAVERRATVSVSLRDDDHVRVRAEDLSLNGFTVEYSGSTGGRPDVDVPAPLVEAAMGYIDAAVEQARDAADAPDAGFDISVESDIPLGAGLGSSAAVVVAGIDAATRELGVELTPREIADRAYRAEYEVQDGQASRADTFCSAMGGAVRVEGDDCKTIDAPALPFVIGFDGGAGDTGALVSGVRDLRDRYDFAADTVSTIGDIVRRGETLLADADPDADPSEELLSELGEFMNFNHGLLEALGVSSRSLDSMVWAAREAGAYGAKLTGAGGGGCIVALDPTPETQTGLRFTPGCEDAFRAELATEGVRLEEPPANADSGAEESA
- a CDS encoding isopentenyl phosphate kinase — protein: MSLVVLKLGGSVVTDKDEPETVDEDGLAAAADAVAALAESGQVVVVHGGGSFGHHHAADHGVSSDTGTHDAVGVRAIHDAMKRLNDAVLDALAERDVPALPVHPLSAGAREEDGSLSLPLAATETMLTEGFVPVLHGDVIAHAGEGATIVSGDDLVVSLASGLGADRVGLCSTVPGVLDTDGDVIPEITAFEDAADALGGSDSTDVTGGMAAKVRKLLALGAPAHVFGPDGLSAFVAGESPGTVIRGE
- a CDS encoding MBL fold metallo-hydrolase is translated as MRLTFLGTGSAMPVSGRAQSGLLLESDSNALLVDCGSGVLARLAETDVGYEGVSSVLLTHLHLDHVSDLMPLIKARWLVGKDDLEIVGPEGTEALVEGLLDVHDYMKDRLDLQVREVGPHEFGIAGFDVMGYEVRHSMTTLAYRFTNDFGEADLVVSGDTEAFDGLTTFADGASVLVHDCSFPDDVDVSNHPTPTKLGETLTGHDIDTVFLTHLYPHADRVTDELVEGVEAHFDGEVRVAEDGLVVEF